The sequence ACGCATCCCTCTTGCTAATCAAAGTCGAAATCGTTGCCCCCAATAACGGTTGGTGTCCTACTAAAAGTAACTTTCCATCATCTGAAAAATTTGTTAGATCGTTCAGTAGTTTTTCCGGATCGCATTCGGGCAATAAGTTGTTGGACTCGATAATTACTGGACTATGATTCGAAATTTCAGCGATAATAGTTGCAGTTTGCCAGGCACGAAGTAGCGGACTTGAAATAATGTTAGTGAATCGTATTTTTTTTGATTTGATATAATCAGCAAGTTTATATATACTCGCTTTTCCTTCTTCACTCAAAGGAGGCGTCCTCTCGTTATAACCGTTCATTAATGCATCAGCATGACGCAAAAGATATATTAACATAATTTATTTTTCTTTTTTGAAATGATCCCAGCCGGACGCACCCAACAATTTTCGTTCACCGTTTTCACGGATAAGATTTATCCCTTCCGATTGTTCCACGATCCTGCCTAATATGGTAACATCGGAAGTTAGATTTTCTAATTTTTCGAATTCGGAATCGGTTAGTGTGAACAGCAATTCATATTCCTCACCCCCGTAAAGCGCATAGTCGATAATATTTTCTGAAAATTCAGCAGCAACGCGCTGCGAATTTGAATCAACAGGAATGTTATGTTCCCAGACTTCAGCTCCAACCCCGCTGTTGTTACACAAATGATGAACCTCGGATGCAAGTCCATCGCTGATATCAATCATTGAGTTTACTTTGATATTTTGTGTTAATATTTTGGAAATATCCAACCGTGGCTTTGGCATCAGATACTTTTCCAATACAGGTTTATACTGCTCGATATTGGATTTAAAATTTGTTGTATCATTTATATACTTATTTTTTTCACTTAATAGAATTTTTAAACCCGCGTGCGAGGCACCCAAATGTCCTGTAACGCAAATTAAATCGCCAACCATAGCACCACTGCGATAAACTATTTTTTCAGGGTCAGCTTCGCCCGTTAATGAAATTGATATTACAGTATTCCCCGTTGCCGACGTTGTATCGCCGCCAACCACGAGACAAGAATATTTTTTACACGCTTGAACAACACCACGATAAAAATCTTCCACCATTTCAACAGATATTTTTTGCGGGAGGCATAAAGTTATAACTACGTAGCGAGGTACTCCACCCATCGCAGCAATGTCGCTGATATTTGAAACTATCGATTTCCATCCTAAATGCTGCATAGATGTAAATGTAAGGTCGAAATGGACACCCTCAACCATTGCATCTGTAGTTAAAAGCTGAAGCTTATCGGGCGAAGTTTTGTAAACTGCCGTATCGTCGGAAATTCCCTTAATTAGATTATCATCTATACTGGTACCAACAATTTCTTTAATTTTTTCTATCAGCCCAAATTCACCGATATTACTTATCTGAGTTTGCTGAGGCATTTATTGCAGGAGTTGGTTTATCTGCTCGACAAAAAAATCTTTTGTTCTGATTCCTACAAACCGATCAACTATTTTCCCTTCTTTGTTTATTAAAAAAGTGGTGGGAATACCGCGAATGTTTCCAAAAGCAGACGCAAGTTCGCCGTTATCAACAATGTTCATATACGATACTTTATTTTCATTTAAAAAATCACTCACTTCAGAAATCACATTCGTCCCCTTATCTGTTGAAATACCAATAACTTTTACCCCCTTCGAAGCGAATTCCTCATTAATTGCAACTAAATCGGGAAGCTCTTTCTTACACGGGGCGCACCATGTTGCCCAGAAATTTACAAGCGTAACTTCTTTTCGAAACGAATCAAAATTATTGGTTTTACCGTCCCCTCCATTCCAACTAAAATCCGGAACGATTCCTTCTCTCGTTTGTACAGAAAGTAAAGGGAATACGTTTTCGTTATTTTTGTCGCTCCCAACTTTTTCTTTTGTTTCACAACCAATAATGATGCCGAGTAAAATGAGAGTGATTGCAAAATTTTTAAAAATTACCATTGCGTCTCCGTATCAGTTAAGTAAACCATTAAATTATTTTTATCCATTTCAGATGCGGCAGCAAATAAATTATTCTCTTTAACCCATAATATTACCGAACAGCATTTATGCATATCGGCAACATACCATCCTGTTTCTTTAATTGTTTTAAGTACATGTGAAGGAAGTGTTAGATTAGGATTGTTTTTAATCGAATCGAAATTAATTTGAAGGTAATAGATAATACAATTCTCTTTTTTATATATCGAGTGGGTTACCCGCTGCCCTCTCTCGGACGTAACGCAACCTCCAAGCAAAGAACAATCTTTCAGTTGAGGAATTTCAAGTTCGTGTGTATCGTTAGCCTGAAAGAACGAAGCCATCTTACCCTTCAGCACCGCATCATAATTGTTATAGACGAAATGAATAAAGTTGTTATCATGAGGGCTGTTGTGCGAATGGGACGACGGTTCTTGAGTCAAAACAAATATCAAAATTACTGCGGTCGTAAGTCCAACGGTTAGGTACCACCGTTTTACTATCAATCCAAAAAAAGAAGCAATGCCTGTAAAAATATTTCCAGAATTTATATTGCTATTTATGTGAGTCAATATCCTGTGCTCAAGATAAGGAGGCGGAGG is a genomic window of Bacteroidota bacterium containing:
- a CDS encoding TlpA disulfide reductase family protein → MVIFKNFAITLILLGIIIGCETKEKVGSDKNNENVFPLLSVQTREGIVPDFSWNGGDGKTNNFDSFRKEVTLVNFWATWCAPCKKELPDLVAINEEFASKGVKVIGISTDKGTNVISEVSDFLNENKVSYMNIVDNGELASAFGNIRGIPTTFLINKEGKIVDRFVGIRTKDFFVEQINQLLQ
- a CDS encoding histidine phosphatase family protein, yielding MLIYLLRHADALMNGYNERTPPLSEEGKASIYKLADYIKSKKIRFTNIISSPLLRAWQTATIIAEISNHSPVIIESNNLLPECDPEKLLNDLTNFSDDGKLLLVGHQPLLGATISTLISKRDALIEMKKASFACVEINKPISAGKGVLKFLLNPEMFV
- the thiL gene encoding thiamine-phosphate kinase, yielding MPQQTQISNIGEFGLIEKIKEIVGTSIDDNLIKGISDDTAVYKTSPDKLQLLTTDAMVEGVHFDLTFTSMQHLGWKSIVSNISDIAAMGGVPRYVVITLCLPQKISVEMVEDFYRGVVQACKKYSCLVVGGDTTSATGNTVISISLTGEADPEKIVYRSGAMVGDLICVTGHLGASHAGLKILLSEKNKYINDTTNFKSNIEQYKPVLEKYLMPKPRLDISKILTQNIKVNSMIDISDGLASEVHHLCNNSGVGAEVWEHNIPVDSNSQRVAAEFSENIIDYALYGGEEYELLFTLTDSEFEKLENLTSDVTILGRIVEQSEGINLIRENGERKLLGASGWDHFKKEK
- a CDS encoding zf-HC2 domain-containing protein, which produces MNCSEVLEHISSVVDKRLGGKELDEFNQHAKICKRCKDEYELERVTKKFLQSSLHPFPPPPYLEHRILTHINSNINSGNIFTGIASFFGLIVKRWYLTVGLTTAVILIFVLTQEPSSHSHNSPHDNNFIHFVYNNYDAVLKGKMASFFQANDTHELEIPQLKDCSLLGGCVTSERGQRVTHSIYKKENCIIYYLQINFDSIKNNPNLTLPSHVLKTIKETGWYVADMHKCCSVILWVKENNLFAAASEMDKNNLMVYLTDTETQW